The following are from one region of the Hydrogenophaga sp. BPS33 genome:
- a CDS encoding efflux transporter outer membrane subunit, giving the protein MPASTPLRPLAIATLPWLLAACASTGDHRAPEIELPARFHHDSGKAPPQAMPESDWWAAYADPELDQLLRRVASANTELAQAEARWRQALAQVDAARALALPQLGAGVAATRSGGSASGVTTNTGTRQLYSAGLDLSWTPDLWGRVARTREAAMASAQAQAALVDAARLALQLAAAQGYVRLRALDAHLALQAQADAAYERSLQVTRYQYEAGVVARADVIQAETQLQSLRTQVFALQRQRALEANALALLVGSTPGEFPIASRANALPPLPSVPTAVPGELLRRRPDLAAAERLLAASHARLGVAQTAWLPDLTLSASGTLQASSLARLLDAPARVWSLGPQLAATLFDGGTRRADEAVAMAAYDEQAAAWRTGVLSAVRETEDALAQLSTLAEQDQQQQRLVALAAENERVVGYRYEAGEIGFLEVATAQNLALSARRAALDVQAERLSASMALVAALGGGWRAPR; this is encoded by the coding sequence ATGCCCGCTTCGACGCCCTTGCGCCCACTCGCCATCGCCACCCTGCCCTGGCTGCTCGCCGCCTGCGCCAGCACGGGCGACCACCGCGCGCCCGAGATCGAACTGCCCGCCCGCTTTCACCACGACAGCGGCAAAGCCCCGCCCCAGGCCATGCCCGAAAGCGACTGGTGGGCGGCCTACGCCGACCCCGAACTGGACCAGTTGCTGCGCCGCGTGGCCAGCGCCAACACCGAACTGGCGCAGGCCGAGGCGCGCTGGCGCCAGGCCCTGGCGCAGGTGGACGCGGCGCGTGCCCTCGCGCTGCCGCAGCTGGGCGCGGGCGTGGCAGCCACAAGGAGTGGCGGCAGCGCCAGTGGCGTCACCACCAACACCGGCACGCGCCAGCTCTACAGCGCGGGGCTGGACCTTTCCTGGACACCCGATCTCTGGGGCCGCGTGGCGCGCACGCGCGAGGCGGCCATGGCCAGTGCGCAGGCGCAGGCCGCGCTGGTGGATGCGGCACGGCTCGCGCTGCAACTGGCCGCCGCACAGGGCTACGTGCGGCTGCGTGCGCTGGACGCGCACCTGGCGCTCCAGGCCCAGGCCGATGCCGCCTACGAGCGCTCGCTGCAAGTCACGCGTTACCAGTACGAGGCCGGCGTGGTCGCGCGCGCCGACGTGATCCAGGCCGAGACGCAGCTGCAGTCGCTGCGCACGCAGGTCTTTGCGCTGCAGCGCCAGCGCGCGCTGGAGGCCAACGCGCTGGCCTTGCTCGTCGGCAGCACGCCGGGCGAATTTCCCATCGCATCCAGAGCGAACGCGCTGCCACCGCTGCCGAGCGTGCCCACCGCGGTGCCTGGCGAACTGCTGCGCCGCCGCCCCGACCTGGCCGCGGCCGAGCGCCTGCTGGCCGCCTCTCACGCGCGCCTGGGCGTGGCACAGACCGCGTGGCTGCCCGACCTCACGCTCTCGGCCAGTGGCACGCTGCAGGCCAGCAGTCTGGCGCGTCTGCTGGACGCACCGGCGCGCGTGTGGTCGCTCGGGCCGCAATTGGCGGCCACCTTGTTCGATGGCGGCACGCGCCGCGCGGACGAGGCGGTGGCGATGGCCGCCTATGACGAACAGGCCGCGGCCTGGCGCACGGGCGTGCTCAGCGCGGTGCGCGAGACCGAGGACGCGCTGGCACAGCTGTCCACACTCGCCGAGCAAGACCAGCAGCAACAGCGCCTGGTGGCGCTGGCGGCGGAAAACGAACGGGTGGTGGGTTACCGGTACGAAGCCGGCGAGATCGGCTTTCTCGAAGTGGCCACCGCGCAGAACCTCGCGCTCTCGGCCCGCCGCGCCGCGCTGGACGTGCAGGCCGAGCGCCTGAGCGCCAGCATGGCGCTGGTAGCGGCGCTGGGAGGCGGCTGGCGCGCGCCGCGTTGA
- a CDS encoding HpcH/HpaI aldolase family protein — protein sequence MTPGFRDQLVGGAALFGSFIKTPSPHATEILGDLGFDFVVIDAEHAPFERHAMDTMLLGARAAGIAALVRVPALSGPHILAALDDGAAGVLVPHIDSVDKARELVTLSRYAGRRGFSNSTRAGGYGGRAMWDHVDMADRAIAVIAMVEDVAGVDAIDAIVDVPGLDGVFIGRGDLAVALQDRTPNAERVAAMTERVLQATRRAGKAAWVMTASAQEAARLQPLGVRGFIVSSDQGFLRSAASQALGSFRTACAAGV from the coding sequence ATGACGCCCGGTTTTCGCGACCAACTCGTGGGCGGCGCTGCCCTGTTCGGCAGCTTCATCAAGACGCCATCGCCGCACGCCACCGAAATCCTGGGCGACCTGGGCTTCGACTTCGTGGTGATCGACGCCGAGCACGCGCCGTTCGAGCGCCACGCGATGGACACCATGCTGCTGGGAGCGCGGGCCGCCGGCATTGCGGCGCTGGTGCGTGTGCCAGCGCTCAGCGGGCCGCACATCCTCGCGGCGCTGGACGACGGGGCGGCCGGCGTTCTCGTGCCGCACATCGATTCGGTGGACAAGGCGCGCGAACTCGTGACACTGAGCCGCTACGCGGGCCGCCGCGGATTCTCGAATTCGACCCGGGCCGGTGGTTATGGTGGGCGCGCGATGTGGGACCACGTGGACATGGCCGATCGCGCGATCGCGGTGATCGCCATGGTTGAAGACGTGGCCGGTGTCGATGCCATCGACGCGATCGTCGATGTGCCGGGACTCGATGGCGTCTTCATCGGCCGGGGCGACCTCGCCGTGGCCCTGCAAGACCGCACGCCGAATGCCGAGCGCGTGGCCGCGATGACCGAACGCGTGCTGCAGGCCACACGCCGCGCTGGCAAAGCCGCGTGGGTGATGACAGCCAGCGCGCAGGAGGCCGCGCGCCTGCAGCCGTTGGGTGTAAGGGGCTTCATCGTTTCGTCCGACCAGGGTTTCCTTCGCAGCGCAGCTTCTCAGGCGCTGGGCAGCTTTCGTACCGCCTGCGCCGCAGGAGTCTGA
- a CDS encoding cupin domain-containing protein, producing MSTPNPTQADHGTTAPRAFIAPAQLMNWNDLPREKMRPGIERAGFGGDHVLCQFAWVQPGATLRPHSHDFDQLVVVVEGECIFHVGGVPHACRPGSLLRVPPHTEHYIEVVGDKPVFEIDLFAPVREDYAHLMDHQREPAA from the coding sequence ATGAGCACCCCAAACCCCACGCAGGCCGACCACGGCACAACCGCACCTCGAGCCTTCATTGCGCCCGCGCAGCTCATGAATTGGAACGATTTGCCGCGCGAGAAGATGCGCCCGGGCATCGAGCGCGCCGGCTTTGGCGGCGACCACGTGCTGTGCCAGTTCGCCTGGGTGCAACCCGGCGCCACACTGCGCCCGCACAGCCACGACTTTGACCAGTTGGTGGTGGTGGTGGAGGGCGAGTGCATCTTTCACGTGGGCGGCGTGCCGCACGCCTGCAGGCCGGGCAGCCTGTTGCGCGTGCCGCCACACACCGAGCATTACATCGAGGTGGTGGGCGACAAGCCCGTCTTCGAGATCGACCTGTTCGCGCCGGTGCGCGAAGACTACGCCCACCTCATGGACCACCAGCGCGAGCCGGCGGCATAA
- the clpS gene encoding ATP-dependent Clp protease adapter ClpS translates to MVFMATQNPRKPPEPLVNPPAGNDDSVVLERRTQRTQPPQMFQVVLLNDDFTPMEFVVHVIQEFFSKDRETATQIMLKIHLEGKGICGVYSRDVASTKVDQVLQAARAAGHPLQCLSEPVE, encoded by the coding sequence ATCGTTTTCATGGCCACCCAGAACCCGAGAAAACCGCCCGAACCGCTCGTCAACCCGCCGGCGGGCAACGACGATTCGGTTGTGCTGGAGCGCCGCACCCAGCGCACCCAGCCCCCGCAGATGTTCCAGGTCGTACTGCTCAACGACGACTTCACCCCCATGGAGTTCGTCGTGCACGTCATTCAGGAATTTTTCAGCAAGGACCGCGAAACCGCGACCCAGATCATGCTCAAGATCCATTTGGAGGGAAAGGGTATTTGCGGCGTGTACTCGCGCGATGTCGCGAGCACCAAAGTCGACCAGGTCCTCCAGGCCGCCCGCGCGGCAGGCCATCCTTTGCAGTGTCTGAGTGAACCGGTTGAATAA
- a CDS encoding NAD(P)H-dependent oxidoreductase, translated as MTTTPTPRRPLVVLAHPNLGCSRLNAAMLAPLRARGSADVLDLVAESPNGDWDIAQHQQRLVAADRIVLQFPLTWYSAPPVLSTWLVRICQRGWAYGPGGRALNFKTFGVAVTTGSHGRDYTHEGRYRHSLAEVLTPYELLARHTGMHYLAPFAITAAREIDDGALAVQALAYEQHVLHATPKVQFAGRDDDRAKTVYTRPVTT; from the coding sequence ATGACCACCACCCCAACCCCACGCCGTCCCCTGGTGGTGCTGGCGCACCCGAACCTGGGTTGCTCGCGCCTGAACGCGGCCATGCTCGCGCCGCTGCGCGCCCGCGGCTCGGCCGACGTGCTGGATCTCGTCGCCGAGAGCCCGAACGGCGATTGGGACATTGCCCAGCACCAGCAGCGGCTGGTCGCCGCCGATCGCATCGTGCTGCAGTTTCCACTGACCTGGTACAGCGCACCGCCCGTGCTCTCGACCTGGCTGGTGCGCATCTGCCAGCGTGGCTGGGCCTATGGGCCGGGCGGGCGGGCGCTGAACTTCAAGACCTTTGGCGTCGCCGTGACCACGGGCTCGCACGGCCGCGACTACACGCACGAAGGCCGCTACCGCCATTCGTTGGCCGAGGTGCTCACGCCCTACGAACTGCTGGCGCGCCACACCGGCATGCACTACCTGGCGCCGTTTGCCATTACCGCCGCGCGGGAAATTGACGACGGTGCGCTCGCCGTGCAGGCACTGGCCTATGAGCAGCACGTGCTGCACGCCACGCCCAAGGTCCAGTTCGCAGGCCGGGACGACGACCGCGCCAAGACCGTTTACACCCGACCCGTCACCACTTGA
- a CDS encoding Bug family tripartite tricarboxylate transporter substrate binding protein, translated as MNPFQTLGRVARVAAVCAMACIAGTTLAQDNAARSSTWPQRAVTIVVPYPPGGSLDAIVRPYALALQHLWGQPVVIDNKPGANESIGVQTLLKAPADGYTLLAATDSAMVLNPLLNPNLAYKPQQDFAPITQLVDMPMVFVVPDNSPARSMADFVQLARDASRQQRDLSYGSSGVGGPLHLALAGFVADHQLKMVHVPYKGAAEMLKDVSTGLVDASVSGVASARPLLEAHRLRALAVSSAQRMASLPGVPTLSEAGIADFGASFFIGLVARTGTPLEVVRAVQEAVKKAAADPAGRQRLETAGAINVASSPAEFAAVVTARHAALQARLGKIKIEMR; from the coding sequence ATGAACCCCTTCCAGACCTTGGGCCGCGTGGCCCGGGTGGCTGCGGTGTGCGCGATGGCGTGCATTGCCGGCACCACACTGGCCCAGGACAACGCCGCGCGCAGCAGCACCTGGCCGCAGCGCGCGGTCACCATCGTGGTGCCTTATCCACCGGGCGGCTCGCTCGACGCCATCGTTCGCCCCTACGCCCTGGCCCTGCAGCACCTTTGGGGCCAGCCGGTGGTCATCGACAACAAGCCGGGCGCCAACGAATCCATCGGCGTGCAAACCTTGCTCAAGGCGCCGGCCGATGGCTACACCTTGCTCGCGGCCACCGACTCGGCCATGGTGCTCAACCCCTTGCTCAATCCCAACCTGGCTTACAAGCCGCAGCAGGACTTCGCACCGATCACGCAACTGGTCGACATGCCCATGGTCTTCGTGGTTCCCGACAACTCGCCCGCGCGCAGCATGGCCGACTTCGTGCAGCTGGCCCGCGACGCCTCGCGCCAGCAACGCGATCTCAGCTACGGCTCCAGCGGCGTGGGGGGGCCGCTGCACCTGGCGTTGGCCGGTTTCGTGGCCGATCACCAGCTCAAGATGGTGCACGTGCCGTACAAGGGTGCGGCCGAGATGCTCAAGGACGTGTCCACCGGTCTGGTCGATGCGTCCGTCTCGGGCGTGGCCTCGGCTCGCCCGCTGCTCGAAGCCCACCGCCTGCGCGCCCTGGCAGTGTCCAGCGCACAGCGCATGGCCTCGCTGCCGGGCGTGCCGACCTTGTCCGAAGCCGGCATCGCCGATTTCGGTGCCAGCTTCTTCATTGGCCTCGTGGCGCGCACCGGCACGCCGCTCGAGGTGGTGCGCGCGGTGCAGGAGGCGGTGAAGAAAGCCGCCGCCGATCCGGCGGGCCGACAGCGGCTGGAGACGGCAGGGGCGATCAATGTCGCTTCCTCGCCCGCGGAGTTCGCGGCGGTGGTCACGGCACGGCACGCTGCGCTCCAGGCGCGCCTGGGCAAGATCAAGATCGAGATGCGATGA
- a CDS encoding efflux RND transporter permease subunit, translated as MNALSRFFIRRPIGCILLAIAIVLAGLLALRLLPVAPLPRVDFPVIQVRASLPGASPESMASTVAAPLERALGSIAGVTGIRSSSNQGSTNVTLQFDLTRDIDDAAREVQAAINASRGQLPSGMSGNPSFVKVNPSQAPIMALALSSPRLPPSALYDNASTVLAQKLAQVVGVGEVTVDGSSLPAVRVQARPEALAHRGLSLDDVRSAIADANAWRPVGQIEQDAQRWQIALPAPLRTAADFEQLVVRHDAGTLVRLHEVASVTDSVENRYTAGYHNDRPAVVLLVSRRPGANIVETIDAINAQLPQLRALLPADTALRVVMDRSPGIRATLREAQFTLVLTCVLVMAVVWAFLASFRTALIPALALPVSLVGSFAVMWWQGFSLNNLSLMALIVAAGLVVDDAIVVLENIQRHIETARAAQAAAGQREVGRRTVWRAALTGAGEVGFTLLAMNLALIVVFVSVLFMGGVVERLFREFAITLVAAMLISLAVSVTLTPALCAHGLPAGPPLRQPGALARFFHSLLADVQHGYARSLDFALRHRFLTLLLLLATVALNVWLYVAIPKGMLPQQDTGQLSGFVRGDDGFSFQGMQPKVEAFRRLLVADPAVADVTGVSGGRTGTSNSWFRIRLKPLAERREPASAVVARLRAAAPKIAGGILFVSVDQDIRLSSGGGDGEYAFVMRSDSLEDLRRWTRPVGEALRALPELADVDIPGGEDAQQVVLSVDREAARRLGVRMDTVTTALNNAFSQRQVATLYDALNQYRVVMEADPRGNSEPSALDHLQLQNDAGERVPLSAIATWRYGLTRDRVNHDAQFASAGIGYGLAPGVSLQQAQQAIERAVGGLLLPTSIATGEYKGDPNSLQQTLKRQPWLILAVLVTVYLVLGMLYESTLHPLTILSTLPSAGVGALLALRISDTEFSLIALLGLFLLIGVVMKNAILMIDFALSAQRTRGLSAQDAIFEAAQRRLRPILMTNLAALLGAVPLVLGLGEGSELRRPLGIAIIGGLMVSQLLTLYTTPVVYLVLERLRRRAPQASSADPTAAKTA; from the coding sequence ATGAACGCGCTGTCCCGCTTCTTCATCCGCCGCCCGATCGGCTGCATCTTGCTGGCCATCGCGATCGTGCTGGCCGGGCTGCTGGCCTTGCGCCTGCTGCCGGTGGCCCCGCTGCCGCGCGTGGACTTCCCCGTGATCCAGGTGCGCGCCAGCCTGCCGGGCGCCAGTCCCGAGAGCATGGCCTCCACCGTGGCCGCGCCACTGGAACGCGCGCTGGGCAGCATCGCGGGGGTCACCGGCATCCGCTCCAGCAGCAACCAGGGCAGCACGAACGTGACGCTGCAGTTCGACCTCACGCGCGACATCGACGACGCCGCGCGCGAAGTGCAGGCGGCCATCAACGCCTCGCGCGGGCAATTGCCCTCGGGCATGAGCGGCAATCCCAGCTTCGTGAAGGTGAACCCTTCGCAAGCGCCGATCATGGCGCTGGCCCTGTCTTCGCCGCGCCTGCCGCCTTCGGCGCTGTACGACAACGCCTCGACCGTGCTGGCACAGAAACTGGCACAGGTGGTGGGCGTGGGCGAGGTCACGGTGGACGGTTCCTCCCTGCCAGCCGTGCGCGTGCAGGCCCGGCCCGAGGCGCTGGCGCACCGCGGCTTGTCGCTCGACGATGTGCGCAGCGCGATCGCCGACGCCAATGCCTGGCGGCCGGTCGGGCAGATCGAGCAGGACGCGCAACGCTGGCAGATCGCCCTGCCCGCGCCCCTGCGCACGGCGGCCGATTTCGAGCAACTGGTGGTGCGCCACGACGCGGGCACGCTGGTGCGCCTGCACGAAGTGGCCAGCGTGACCGATTCGGTGGAAAACCGCTACACCGCCGGCTACCACAACGACCGGCCGGCCGTGGTGCTGCTGGTGAGCCGTCGCCCGGGCGCGAACATCGTCGAGACCATCGACGCCATCAACGCCCAACTGCCCCAGCTGCGCGCCCTGCTGCCAGCCGACACCGCGTTGCGCGTGGTCATGGACCGCTCACCCGGCATCCGCGCCACTCTGCGCGAGGCGCAGTTCACCCTGGTGCTCACCTGCGTGCTGGTGATGGCCGTGGTCTGGGCTTTCCTGGCCAGTTTTCGAACCGCGCTGATCCCGGCGCTGGCGCTGCCCGTCTCGCTCGTCGGCAGTTTCGCGGTGATGTGGTGGCAGGGCTTCTCGCTCAACAACCTCTCGCTCATGGCGCTGATCGTCGCGGCCGGCCTGGTGGTGGACGACGCCATCGTGGTGCTGGAGAACATCCAGCGCCACATCGAGACCGCGCGCGCCGCGCAGGCCGCTGCGGGGCAGCGCGAGGTCGGGCGGCGCACCGTCTGGCGTGCCGCGCTCACCGGTGCGGGCGAAGTCGGCTTCACGCTGCTGGCCATGAACCTGGCGCTGATCGTGGTGTTCGTCTCGGTGCTGTTCATGGGTGGCGTGGTCGAGCGGCTGTTCCGCGAGTTCGCCATCACGCTGGTGGCGGCCATGCTGATTTCGCTGGCGGTGTCGGTCACGCTCACACCAGCCCTGTGCGCACACGGCCTGCCAGCCGGCCCGCCTTTGCGCCAGCCTGGTGCGCTCGCGCGCTTCTTCCACAGCCTGCTGGCCGACGTGCAGCACGGTTACGCGCGCAGCCTGGACTTCGCGCTGCGCCACCGTTTTCTCACCCTGTTGCTGCTGCTGGCCACGGTGGCGCTCAACGTCTGGCTTTACGTCGCGATCCCCAAAGGCATGCTGCCGCAGCAGGACACGGGCCAGCTCAGCGGCTTCGTGCGCGGTGACGACGGCTTTTCGTTCCAGGGCATGCAGCCCAAGGTGGAGGCTTTCCGGCGCCTGCTGGTGGCCGACCCGGCTGTGGCCGACGTCACCGGCGTGAGCGGCGGGCGCACCGGCACCAGCAATTCCTGGTTCCGCATCCGCCTGAAACCGCTGGCCGAGCGGCGCGAACCGGCCTCCGCCGTGGTCGCGCGGCTGCGCGCGGCCGCCCCCAAGATCGCCGGTGGCATTCTGTTCGTCTCGGTCGACCAGGACATCCGCCTCTCCAGCGGCGGTGGCGACGGTGAATATGCGTTTGTGATGCGCTCGGACTCGCTGGAGGACCTGCGGCGCTGGACGCGGCCGGTGGGCGAGGCGCTGCGCGCGCTGCCCGAACTGGCCGACGTCGACATCCCCGGCGGCGAGGACGCGCAGCAAGTGGTGCTGTCCGTGGACCGCGAGGCCGCGCGCCGCCTGGGCGTGCGCATGGACACGGTCACCACGGCCTTGAACAATGCCTTCTCGCAGCGCCAGGTGGCCACGCTGTACGACGCGCTCAACCAGTACCGCGTGGTGATGGAAGCCGACCCGCGCGGCAACAGCGAGCCCTCGGCCCTGGACCACCTGCAACTGCAGAACGACGCTGGCGAACGCGTGCCGCTGAGCGCGATCGCGACTTGGCGGTACGGCCTCACGCGCGACCGCGTGAACCACGACGCGCAGTTCGCCTCCGCCGGCATCGGCTACGGCCTGGCGCCCGGCGTGAGCCTGCAGCAGGCGCAGCAGGCGATCGAGCGCGCCGTGGGCGGCCTGCTGCTGCCCACGAGCATCGCCACTGGCGAGTACAAGGGCGATCCCAACAGCCTGCAACAGACGCTCAAGCGCCAGCCCTGGCTGATCCTGGCCGTGCTCGTCACGGTGTACCTGGTGCTGGGCATGCTGTACGAGAGCACCTTGCACCCGCTGACCATTCTCTCCACACTGCCCTCGGCCGGCGTGGGTGCGCTGCTGGCCTTGCGCATCTCCGACACCGAGTTCAGCCTGATCGCGTTGCTGGGCCTGTTCCTTCTGATCGGTGTGGTGATGAAGAACGCCATCCTCATGATCGACTTCGCGCTGAGCGCGCAGCGCACGCGCGGCCTCTCGGCGCAGGACGCGATCTTTGAGGCCGCGCAACGCCGTCTGCGCCCCATCCTCATGACCAACCTGGCGGCACTGCTCGGCGCGGTACCCCTGGTGCTGGGCCTGGGCGAAGGCTCCGAGCTGCGGCGCCCGCTGGGCATCGCCATCATCGGCGGCCTGATGGTGAGCCAGTTGCTCACGCTCTACACCACGCCTGTCGTCTACCTGGTGCTCGAGCGCCTGCGCCGCCGCGCTCCCCAGGCTTCCTCAGCCGATCCGACCGCGGCCAAGACCGCCTGA
- a CDS encoding efflux RND transporter periplasmic adaptor subunit, with protein MPDDATTRPSLRPWPRRLLWLSIVLGVLALAWWFLRPQPVPPPLPNAWRQPVPVRVEAARTEDFTVQARAVGTVTPYNTVTVRSRVDGQLASVRVREGERVKQGQLLAEIDPEPLRVALAQAQGQQQQNQAQLRNAESELARYQDLFKKDAVARLTLERQAALVQQLRGTLKSDQAQVDNAQLQLSYTRIVAPIAGRIGLRRVDAGNLLSANDANGLFTLTQTQPVSVTFSVPEPLVADVRAAHAADKPPRAEAWDRDNRQRLATGRLDTLDNQIDVATGTLRLKARFENADDALFPNQFVNVRLALRQLPGAVTIPTDAVQHGSRGSYVYVIADGKAQVRVLSLGPASGGRTVVTQGLTHGEPVVLEGLDRLEDGRAVLVVEQTQLPSTSPLAPEASTAR; from the coding sequence TTGCCGGACGACGCCACGACTCGCCCTTCTCTCCGCCCATGGCCGCGCCGCCTGCTGTGGCTGTCCATTGTGCTGGGCGTGCTCGCGCTGGCCTGGTGGTTCCTGCGCCCACAACCCGTGCCGCCGCCCTTGCCCAACGCCTGGCGACAGCCGGTGCCCGTGCGCGTGGAGGCGGCGCGCACCGAGGACTTCACCGTGCAGGCGCGCGCCGTGGGCACGGTCACGCCGTACAACACGGTCACGGTGCGCAGCCGCGTGGATGGGCAGCTGGCGAGCGTGCGGGTGCGCGAAGGTGAACGCGTCAAGCAAGGTCAGTTGCTGGCCGAGATCGATCCCGAGCCGCTGCGCGTGGCCCTGGCGCAGGCGCAGGGTCAACAACAGCAGAACCAGGCGCAATTGCGCAATGCCGAAAGCGAACTCGCACGTTACCAGGACCTGTTCAAGAAAGACGCGGTCGCGCGCCTGACGCTGGAGCGCCAGGCCGCGCTGGTGCAGCAATTGCGGGGCACGCTGAAATCGGACCAGGCACAGGTCGACAACGCCCAGTTGCAACTCTCGTACACCCGCATCGTGGCGCCGATCGCCGGGCGCATCGGCTTGCGACGTGTCGACGCCGGCAACCTGCTCTCGGCCAACGACGCGAACGGTCTGTTCACGCTCACCCAGACACAACCGGTATCGGTCACCTTCAGCGTGCCCGAGCCTCTGGTGGCGGATGTGCGCGCCGCGCACGCTGCCGACAAGCCCCCACGGGCCGAGGCCTGGGACCGCGACAACCGCCAACGCCTGGCCACAGGGAGGCTGGACACGCTGGACAACCAGATCGACGTGGCCACCGGCACGCTGCGCCTGAAAGCGCGCTTTGAGAACGCCGACGATGCGCTGTTTCCGAACCAGTTCGTGAACGTGCGATTGGCCCTGCGCCAATTGCCTGGCGCGGTGACGATTCCCACCGACGCGGTGCAGCACGGCTCGCGCGGCAGCTATGTGTACGTGATCGCCGATGGAAAGGCTCAGGTGCGGGTTCTCTCGCTGGGGCCGGCCAGCGGTGGTCGCACCGTGGTCACGCAAGGTCTGACCCATGGCGAACCGGTGGTGCTGGAAGGCCTGGACCGGCTGGAAGACGGCCGCGCGGTGCTGGTGGTGGAGCAGACGCAACTGCCCAGCACCTCGCCACTGGCGCCCGAGGCGTCGACGGCGCGCTGA